In Eretmochelys imbricata isolate rEreImb1 chromosome 18, rEreImb1.hap1, whole genome shotgun sequence, one genomic interval encodes:
- the LOC144276960 gene encoding uncharacterized protein LOC144276960 isoform X1, with product MGGLTFSLILKSVNMVIDLAVIVSSNREKPNKFLSSTQKTTTTHRLSLKGPEKNQTLHSNWEGTSLFKKQIETSLSPYIEESPSIDDLEESLRKLKVQVDSLASSLSFDPHQDYAIDSGTTVNSSTFNSTWPRFHNGTYAEADTGDAPKQSAESEWFLNPRHLVKPLGEYPALTSLGLPTFSTSPINCVPGLLGSEIASRNYVPSLDLAHTESFQVKLGAPHVIGVRSLLPPKIPVQDRSPERSLSLDRSGTNRSRSFSPAPKRSRWLRSRSQSPRPIWRPNSAKANACAQPPPHFGRSKSSRKKTASTRQSRSRIYKPGALAARSCTPARMNTRGTLSYSWSPYSLPSTAVSSPTAQEINERFLQTLAEGAVGRSLIEMSPYQTELARLRLERLHVEEEWLLELKRQQELERTRGPKPKWYEMKNSQFHYEAHKSNELLRNSQDLQSVYNYRQELAAMSKEFQQHLKPAHLHSL from the exons ATGGGCGGATTAACTTTTTCATTAATTCTCAAAAGTGTGAATATGGTAATTGACCTGGCAGTGATTGTTTCCAGCAACAG agagAAACCAAACAAATTCCTTAGCAGCACCCAGAAAACTACTACAACTCACCGTCTGAGCCTCAAAGGACCGGAAAAGAACCAGACACTGCACAGCAACTGGGAAGGaacttcattatttaaaaaacaaattg AAACTAGCTTATCTCCATATATAGAAGAGAGTCCCAGCATTGATGACTTAGAAGAAAGTTTGCGGAAACTTAAAGTTCAGGTGGACAGTTTGGCCTCAAGTCTGAGTTTTGACCCTCATCAAGATTATGCCATAGATTCTGGCACTACAGTCAACTCGAGCACTTTTAATTCTACGTGGCCAAGATTTCATAATGGGACCTATGCAGAGGCAGACACTGGAGATGCACCAAAGCAATCTGCAGAGTCAGAGTGGTTTCTGAACCCAAGACATCTAGTCAAACCATTGGGAGAGTATCCAGCACTAACAAGCTTAGGCCTTCCTACATTCTCCACATCACCAATCAACTGTgtgccagggctcctggggagtGAGATTGCAAGTAGGAACTATGTGCCATCACTGGATCTTGCACATACAGAGTCTTTCCAAGTGAAGCTTGGTGCTCCTCATGTGATTGGAGTCAGGTCATTGTTGCCCCCTAAAATCCCGGTGCAGGATCGCTCTCCTGAAAGGTCCCTCTCCCTTGATCGTTCTGGGACCAACCGATCCCGTTCATTCTCTCCGGCTCCCAAAAGAAGCCGGTGGCTAAGATCTCGCTCACAGTCACCTAGACCCATCTGGAGACCAAATTCTGCTAAGGCAAATGCCTGTGCCCAGCCTCCACCGCACTTTGGCAGGTCCAAGTCCAGCAGAAAGAAAACGGCTTCAACCAGACAATCACGATCCAGAATATACAAACCAGGAGCCCTGGCTGCCAGGTCCTGTACTCCAGCCAGGATGAATACAAGGGGAACACTGAGCTATTCTTGGAGCCCTTACAGTCTGCCCTCCACCGCTGTATCCTCACCAACAGCTCAGGAGATTAATGAACG GTTTCTGCAGACTCTTGCAGAAGGTGCTGTTGGGAGGTCCCTGATAGAAATGTCCCCATATCAGACGGAGCTGGCTCGTCTCAGGCTGGAGCGCCTGCATGTGGAGGAGGAATGGTTATTAGAACTAAAGAGGCAGCAAGAATTGGAGCGAACTCGGGGTCCAAAACCAAAGTG GTATGAGATGAAAAACTCCCAGTTTCATTATGAAGCCCACAAGAGTAACGAGTTGCTGAGGAACAGCCAGGACTTGCAGTCTGTATATAACTATAGGCAGGAACTGGCAGCAATGTCCAAGGAATTCCAACAGCATTTGAAACCTGCTCACCTGCACTCTCTCTAG
- the LOC144276960 gene encoding uncharacterized protein LOC144276960 isoform X2, protein MAERGLRVRGRGARIREKPNKFLSSTQKTTTTHRLSLKGPEKNQTLHSNWEGTSLFKKQIETSLSPYIEESPSIDDLEESLRKLKVQVDSLASSLSFDPHQDYAIDSGTTVNSSTFNSTWPRFHNGTYAEADTGDAPKQSAESEWFLNPRHLVKPLGEYPALTSLGLPTFSTSPINCVPGLLGSEIASRNYVPSLDLAHTESFQVKLGAPHVIGVRSLLPPKIPVQDRSPERSLSLDRSGTNRSRSFSPAPKRSRWLRSRSQSPRPIWRPNSAKANACAQPPPHFGRSKSSRKKTASTRQSRSRIYKPGALAARSCTPARMNTRGTLSYSWSPYSLPSTAVSSPTAQEINERFLQTLAEGAVGRSLIEMSPYQTELARLRLERLHVEEEWLLELKRQQELERTRGPKPKWYEMKNSQFHYEAHKSNELLRNSQDLQSVYNYRQELAAMSKEFQQHLKPAHLHSL, encoded by the exons ATGGCGGAGCGAGGGCTGCGGGTGCGGGGCCGGGGAGCCCGGATCAG agagAAACCAAACAAATTCCTTAGCAGCACCCAGAAAACTACTACAACTCACCGTCTGAGCCTCAAAGGACCGGAAAAGAACCAGACACTGCACAGCAACTGGGAAGGaacttcattatttaaaaaacaaattg AAACTAGCTTATCTCCATATATAGAAGAGAGTCCCAGCATTGATGACTTAGAAGAAAGTTTGCGGAAACTTAAAGTTCAGGTGGACAGTTTGGCCTCAAGTCTGAGTTTTGACCCTCATCAAGATTATGCCATAGATTCTGGCACTACAGTCAACTCGAGCACTTTTAATTCTACGTGGCCAAGATTTCATAATGGGACCTATGCAGAGGCAGACACTGGAGATGCACCAAAGCAATCTGCAGAGTCAGAGTGGTTTCTGAACCCAAGACATCTAGTCAAACCATTGGGAGAGTATCCAGCACTAACAAGCTTAGGCCTTCCTACATTCTCCACATCACCAATCAACTGTgtgccagggctcctggggagtGAGATTGCAAGTAGGAACTATGTGCCATCACTGGATCTTGCACATACAGAGTCTTTCCAAGTGAAGCTTGGTGCTCCTCATGTGATTGGAGTCAGGTCATTGTTGCCCCCTAAAATCCCGGTGCAGGATCGCTCTCCTGAAAGGTCCCTCTCCCTTGATCGTTCTGGGACCAACCGATCCCGTTCATTCTCTCCGGCTCCCAAAAGAAGCCGGTGGCTAAGATCTCGCTCACAGTCACCTAGACCCATCTGGAGACCAAATTCTGCTAAGGCAAATGCCTGTGCCCAGCCTCCACCGCACTTTGGCAGGTCCAAGTCCAGCAGAAAGAAAACGGCTTCAACCAGACAATCACGATCCAGAATATACAAACCAGGAGCCCTGGCTGCCAGGTCCTGTACTCCAGCCAGGATGAATACAAGGGGAACACTGAGCTATTCTTGGAGCCCTTACAGTCTGCCCTCCACCGCTGTATCCTCACCAACAGCTCAGGAGATTAATGAACG GTTTCTGCAGACTCTTGCAGAAGGTGCTGTTGGGAGGTCCCTGATAGAAATGTCCCCATATCAGACGGAGCTGGCTCGTCTCAGGCTGGAGCGCCTGCATGTGGAGGAGGAATGGTTATTAGAACTAAAGAGGCAGCAAGAATTGGAGCGAACTCGGGGTCCAAAACCAAAGTG GTATGAGATGAAAAACTCCCAGTTTCATTATGAAGCCCACAAGAGTAACGAGTTGCTGAGGAACAGCCAGGACTTGCAGTCTGTATATAACTATAGGCAGGAACTGGCAGCAATGTCCAAGGAATTCCAACAGCATTTGAAACCTGCTCACCTGCACTCTCTCTAG